The following DNA comes from Neofelis nebulosa isolate mNeoNeb1 chromosome 3, mNeoNeb1.pri, whole genome shotgun sequence.
CCTGCCCTGGGTTGCTTCCTAATTATTCCTACACAGGACCTTTAATGATTTGGAGAACAGGATATTTAGTGAAAAACTACATTCACGCCAAGTTCAACTCACGAAGGCCCACTCTTCCAATTTAAAAACGCACCTCGTTCACTCAACCACCTGCACGGACTCTCAAGGGACTAGAGTCTTGCTCAGACCTATATCCTGGCTTCCACATCTTACTCAATGTGCCATGCATCATCCAACCGAAGGAGTAGTCAGTGCTTCTGGCTTGGATAGCATGCTGgtagaaaagaacaaaagcatgAATAAATATTCCACAAGAAGAGACTCCACTCCAGGACAAGAACATCCCACCAAGTCACAAGGAGGAAACTTGGCTGTCCGATTCTGGCAGGTCAGTACCTGGTGAAAGCGGGCAAACATGTGCCCATACACTTAGGATCTATCTAACCTCTTCCGAGTTTCCAAAAGCATCTCTTGTCACTCaacacttttgtcttttttttttaattaaaaacaatttttttaatgtttatttatttttgagggagagaaagagacagagcgtatgcaggggaggggcagagagaaagggagacacagaatcagaagcaggctccaggccctgagctgtcagcacagagcccgacgcggggctcaaactcaggagccgtgagatagtgacctgttgcgaagtcagatgctcaactgagccacccaggtgccccaatgctttCATCTTAAATAAGATACATAGATAATCTCTCTAACAACATAAGTGGATCTTTTTTTCACTAGAACTTTTAAAGCCAAGTGGTTGTTGGCTGAGGATTTTCCAAAACATCACATTTCTTTTGTAGActaaaatcagaaaagagaaatcCAGCATTATGTCTGTCTAGGTCAATGACACTGGTGCAGCTCAGGCCAGAAAATGCAATGCCCTACTGACATTGAACGGGGCCAAAACAGactccccgcctctccctccccgccaaaataaactttaagagatCGTAGTGCAACTTTACATTTCTTCTGTATAAAATCAAGGGAGACAGTAATTTACTACTTATTTTAATGTCCtaaagttgaaaaaattaaaaatccagtctttcaccactgaaaacaataaatgaatttttttccccactaaactTCATTCGGATGGGTCTCAAATTCCTGGGACAGATTTTTGATCAAGTCATTTGTATTAAaaagtactgattttaaaaaccaaccaCTTAAAATTGCCTCACACACGTACAAGCAAACGGTCCACAAAACATTCTCCTTCAATTTCACACCATCCTATCTAAAATTGTTAAGACTTTACAGGGGAGTTTGACACTTTAACTGAATGTAAAACTAAGTAACAAATTGTTTTAACTTCCCTAAAATGCAAAACGACTTCTTAAAGAGACTGAGGGGCTGCCAGTAGATTAAAGAAAGTTTCTGCtgagttaaaatacattttaataaaacctAGGGgctcaaacatattttttttataaaaatttttttttaacgtttatttatttttgagacagagagagacacagcatgaatgggggaggggcagagagagagggagacacagaatcggaagcaagctccaggctctgagccatcagcccagagcccgacgcggggctcgaactcgcagaccgcgagatcgtgacctgagctgaagtcggatgcccaactgactgcgccacccctAACTAACTGAGCACCCAACATTATAATTCTGTTCCTACAATATCTTCTAGTTATTTATTATCTCAGCTCTTCCCAAGTCTTTCAGAATTGTTAACAAATAGTATCAAATGAGTGCTGTCACGGACGAATCTGAAAGAGGAAAATGGGtttcttcccatcttcttttatttacttatttatttatttacttacaggTGTCTTTAACGTACAGTATTAGTTTTAGGTAAACAACATAACAACTCAGTGTTTGCATGCCTTGCAAAATGATCGCcgcagtaagtctagttaacatctgtcaccatacggtTACTTCTCTGTCTTCTTAATGTCATGAATTACCCATAATCATTTTTTTCCACTACTCTGTGCCCTTTGCTACTTTTCAAAGAAATACAATCCTAAATGAACCGAAAAAGATTAACTTAGTTCTCAGACCATGTATAAGCCAGACATGCGTAATCTCTAGCACAAAACCAACTTATGATTTACTCTTACTCGATATATAATACAATTCGATGGTTTTcaaccatttatttgttttctatgttgAGAAAATCATCTTCTCCTTACGGCCTACATCGCAAACCAGGTGTGCCTCCTTTGAAAGACGCACAGGCAAAACAATAGCAAGAGAATGGGCTCTTGGTTTCCGTAGCCTGGCACACGGTACGTGCTTTGCTTGTGGAATTTatgactgttaaaaataaaaaatggagatctgaggttagaaaaaaaagaaaaaattctggcCTCATGGTGTACTCCTCAAATTTCCTGGAACTCCCCTGCCCGGAGCTTTGCTTGTCCAATAACCTGTGTCTTCCCCTTTGTTGATAGGAACAGATTTATTAATGCTTCATCTTTGGATTATGAATCAGCTTTGGGCAGCTCCTTCAATGAGCTACTCTGTGACTATGTAACTCGTAACCATTTTCTTCAATCTAGTAACACAATAAAGAAGTGTTTGCTTTCATGAGGAAGGCACCAAGGCAAATGTAAAACAAACTGAAGAGTCACGGACAATGACATGACACCAGATAATCATTCCGAATGGACAGCTCAATTGACTGGCAGTAACTGAATACGGTGGCTTTTTTCAGGCTGAAGAATTAAACTCAGCCTAGATCTAGGGCAGCAGGAAGAGGTTACCTTTGGAAATATTGGTGTCCGATTGCTTCCTGACACTATTAGGAGCTGCATTCAGACTAGGACAAAGATCAGAATGGCATGCGGTCTTCCATTTCATCACAGCTCAATGTACCCCAGGGGTGGagactgaggggggggggggggaactggcCATGATGCTGTCACTGGGCTTGTCCCTACGACGCCTGGAATGCTGTTAACCATACCTGCTCCCCAAAAGCCGGAGTTGTTTAAAGAATGCTCTAGTGTGAAAAATGGACACATTCCCGGCTAAAGACTCAGGGTATCAATTAACCAGGCTCAAAAAATCCCACACCACCAGTTCTGGAATTCTCCCACTCACCtacaatgctttaaaaaagtaaaacagaaaaacatctaTTGCAAAACAGTccccaaaagagaaaaaggaaaaaaaacaaaaacaaaaacaaaaccataaaactcttaccAGCCTTTTGTCCCTTCCATCTCTCACAAAGTATTTCCAAAAAGCTCTAACGCTTAGCAAAAACCAAACCTTTAGACATCTCTAAAGCACAAAACTGGCAGGAAATACCCGAGGAAACTCCCCTCAGAGATTTCAGTAATCTATCTTCCATGCCTTAGAGTGTGCTGGGCAACAGTGATCCCAGGACTTAGTCATGCATTACAGACTGAAATTTTTGTCTTTACTAAACCATCATTCACCCCATTTACAAAACATTCTTCTCTAGAATTTCCCAAGAAAAGTGAGcgataatttttactttatgattACGCTGAATTTAAACCAAAGATGATGACAATGACATCTCAAGCCGCGAGCACCCCGTAGAGATGTGTCTAATATGCACAATAAGCCAGGGCTCAGCATGAAGCTATCCATCTTCTGTTCAACCACCTGAAATTCCTTCCATGGAAGGCAGGCTGAattgggaaaagggaaaaggagatcCAAAATCCAACAGtgggcctggaacccacttcTGAGGTCTGGGTCTTTTTATTAGGAGAGTATGACACTGGCGactgtatttctcttttgctCGTCCCTAAACCCCCCTGCATTCACACTGAAAAACTTTCCCAGAGAGCCTGTGAGGTTAAGCAAACAGTCGATCAAATGAAACACCGGCATCTTCAAAAAATGCACCTTAAAACATTACCACAGAAGAGCCACGTCCCTCTCTCCACTTACCCACAGAAGAGCCACGTCTTTCTCTCCACTTACCTGGGAAAGCGTGTGGATTGGGCGACCCTCTCTTAAGGCACTTAGAACAGAGAATGTGCACGGTGTAGTGCAGTCCAGGCCATTCCTGAAGTAGGACATTCAGTTCCTCTACCAAGGGGGTTATGGCTTGCCACGCCGTCCATATATTTGGTAACGAGGCATGGCTGGCAATGGACAGAGTGTCTGGCTGCAAGACCCCCTTGGCAGGTCTGTAACTGACCACCACAGGAACCTTCCCTCTATATGCAAAGATCTGAAGTTTACCATCCGATCTGTGTACCACGTGGCTGTTGATCTGGACGCTGTAGCGTGCAAACAACCCGGGCGGGAAGGTAAAGGGAAAACTATATTCAATCTGCAGCTGCTCGGCCACAAAAGACTGTCCGGCCAGGTTGGTCCCGTTGATCCAGGCCTCTGCGTGGGGCACGTCATTCTGCACATAGCATGGGAACTTGTACCAGGCCGTGGACCCATTCAAAGGCTTGCCCTTGGGTTTATTGAGGCAGTAACAGAGTCCCATCTTCTCCAGCAGCTCCAGCAGCAGCTGAAAGTCCTGCTGGGCCTGGACATGAGGCTTCAGCAGCAACCGAATGACATGGGCTGGCAGGAGCCCATGAAGCAGAAAGCCCTCCACATAGTGATGGAGCTGGGTGGTCCGGAGCAGTTCCTGGCCCGGGGTGGGCGCCGCCGCCGGCGGGGAACTTTCCCCCTCGCCCTCACCCTCGCCGCTGGTCCCTAGAAGCAGCTTGTGCAGCAGCAAGGAAGGATCCCTCTGGAAGAAGACATTGAGGATGTCGATGAGGCGGGTGAGGTTGTGGAAGACGTGCTCCTTGAGGGCTGGGCTGTCCTCGAAGTAGAGCAGCTTGCCGCTCTCGTGCAGGTAGGAAAGGGCGCTCTGCAGCCGGTCCTCGGTCAGCCCCGCCTGCAGGCCCAGGCGAGCGGAGTCCCACCAGCTCAGCCACAGTCGCTGCGCCTGGGGCGGCTGGAAATGCAGTTCCTCCAGCACCTGCCAGGACCGAGGCAGCACTCTGTGTAAATTGGGGAAGATTTCCCTGTGCTCCGCGACCGAGAGCAGTTTGTCCCGAAGGCGCTGTAACTGGCGAGGGTCCCTGCAGCTAACGGGCAACACCGGGGAGAGGATCTGCAGCCGGTGGTTGAGCAGGTACTGAAAGTGGGCCTTGCGCCGCCGAAGGTTCTTGTCGGAAACCCCGTAGTAGGCTGCGTGGGGGCTGGCGGAGCGCAGCTCGAAGTCCCGGGCCAGGGCCTCGTCCACCACCCGAGCCAACCGGCTCAGCCCCTCAGCGTCGTGCTTCTCCTGCAGGGCGATCTGGCGGTGAATGTCCAGGCACTTCTCCTCCAGCTCCCGCTCCCCACACAAGTCTGCGTGCGTGCCCACGATGCACACCACTGCGTGAGGCACGCGGGCCCCCACCCGGTGCAAGAAGGAGCCCACGGTGGTGGGAAAGCGGGGTGGCTCGTAGGTGGCCAGGTTCACCACCAGCACATAAAGGGCtcctggggagaggaagaagggctggATCACCTCGTAACTTTCATCCCCGGCTAAGTCGTACACAATGAACCGCAGCCCCCGCGAAGCGTCCGCCGTCCAGCTGGTCACCTCGATGCCTTTGCTCACAGAAGGAGCCGCAGGCAGGTAGCTCTTTTCCTTGTCCCCTCCTCCTTGGTTTCCATCCACTCTCTCCTCCGTGAGGCAGTGGCGGAGAAGGGTCTTCCCCGCAGCCTTGTGGCCCATCAGAAGCAGCTTGAGGCGGGGCTGCACGGCCGGCTGTGAATGAGCCAGCTCCTTCTGGTAGGCTGCGATGTAGGGGATCCCCTTCATGCAGACCTCGTAGGGGGGCTGGATCAGCGGGTTGTCCTTGATCTTCCACAGGCCCACCCTCGAGAGCTGGCCAAAGTTGTCCGGCAGCACTGCGATCTGGTTCCCTTGCAGCACCAGCTCCTCCAGGCCGGTCAGCTCCACAATGGAGTCGGGCAGGTAGCGGATCCGGTTGTTATCCAGCCAGAGGGTGAGCAGCCGGCCCAGGCCCGAGATGAGGGATGGCACGGAGGTGAGCTGGTTGCGGCTAAGGTAGAGCTCCTCCAGCCCAGCCAGGGGCAGCAACGCGGCAGGGAACTCCTCGAAGAGGTTGGAGGAGAGGTTGAGCATTTTGAGTCGCTGCAGGCGGCTGAACTGGGCGGGCAGAGCCTGCAGCCCGTTGTTGTCCAGCATGAGGCTCTCCAGGCTGGCCAGCTCGCAGAAGCCGCTGGGCAGGGTGCCAAGCTCGGCCCCGCTCAGCCAGAGGATCTTGAGGGCACGCAGGGCACTGATATCCTCAGGTAGGCCCCGCAGCCGGTTGCTGGACACGTCCAGCTCCTCCAGGGCCGCGAGCTGCAGCAGCTGCCGCGGGAAAGCAGTGAGCTGGTTGTGGTCCACGTCGAGGGTGCGCAGGCggaagaggcaggagagggagtCGGGCAGGTGCGCCAGCCGGTTAAAGCTGACGTCCAGCTCCTCCAGGTGGGCAAGGGCCCCCAGCTGGGCCGGCAGGGCGGGCAGCTGGTTGTGGCTGAGGTTGAGCTTGCGCAGCTCCCGCAGGGCACTCACCACCTCCGCGCCCAGGGCGGTCAGCCGGTTGTGGCTCACGTCCAGCTCGGTGAGGTGGTGGCCCAACTCAGCCACGGCCGGGGGCAGCCGGGCGAAGCGGTTCCTGCGCAGGACCAGGACGCGCAGGCTGCCCAGCGCCGAGCCCAGCCCGTCGGGCACCTCCTCCAGGCCGTTGTTCCCCAGGTTCAGCACCTCAATGTCCCCGATGTTGGCCGGCAGCACGAGCTGCGGGGCGTCGGGGGAGTCGAGCTGCTCGGCGTCGGCCCCCGGGCAGCCCCCGGCCGCGCTGAGGGTGAGCTGGCGCAGGTTGCTCCGCAGC
Coding sequences within:
- the MFHAS1 gene encoding malignant fibrous histiocytoma-amplified sequence 1 isoform X1 produces the protein MAGKDSGNLKTVRLWRDAALRARKLRSNLRQLTLSAAGGCPGADAEQLDSPDAPQLVLPANIGDIEVLNLGNNGLEEVPDGLGSALGSLRVLVLRRNRFARLPPAVAELGHHLTELDVSHNRLTALGAEVVSALRELRKLNLSHNQLPALPAQLGALAHLEELDVSFNRLAHLPDSLSCLFRLRTLDVDHNQLTAFPRQLLQLAALEELDVSSNRLRGLPEDISALRALKILWLSGAELGTLPSGFCELASLESLMLDNNGLQALPAQFSRLQRLKMLNLSSNLFEEFPAALLPLAGLEELYLSRNQLTSVPSLISGLGRLLTLWLDNNRIRYLPDSIVELTGLEELVLQGNQIAVLPDNFGQLSRVGLWKIKDNPLIQPPYEVCMKGIPYIAAYQKELAHSQPAVQPRLKLLLMGHKAAGKTLLRHCLTEERVDGNQGGGDKEKSYLPAAPSVSKGIEVTSWTADASRGLRFIVYDLAGDESYEVIQPFFLSPGALYVLVVNLATYEPPRFPTTVGSFLHRVGARVPHAVVCIVGTHADLCGERELEEKCLDIHRQIALQEKHDAEGLSRLARVVDEALARDFELRSASPHAAYYGVSDKNLRRRKAHFQYLLNHRLQILSPVLPVSCRDPRQLQRLRDKLLSVAEHREIFPNLHRVLPRSWQVLEELHFQPPQAQRLWLSWWDSARLGLQAGLTEDRLQSALSYLHESGKLLYFEDSPALKEHVFHNLTRLIDILNVFFQRDPSLLLHKLLLGTSGEGEGEGESSPPAAAPTPGQELLRTTQLHHYVEGFLLHGLLPAHVIRLLLKPHVQAQQDFQLLLELLEKMGLCYCLNKPKGKPLNGSTAWYKFPCYVQNDVPHAEAWINGTNLAGQSFVAEQLQIEYSFPFTFPPGLFARYSVQINSHVVHRSDGKLQIFAYRGKVPVVVSYRPAKGVLQPDTLSIASHASLPNIWTAWQAITPLVEELNVLLQEWPGLHYTVHILCSKCLKRGSPNPHAFPGELLSQPRPEGVAEIICPKNGSERVNVALVYPPTPTVISPCSKKNVGEKHRNQ
- the MFHAS1 gene encoding malignant fibrous histiocytoma-amplified sequence 1 isoform X2; the protein is MAGKDSGNLKTVRLWRDAALRARKLRSNLRQLTLSAAGGCPGADAEQLDSPDAPQLVLPANIGDIEVLNLGNNGLEEVPDGLGSALGSLRVLVLRRNRFARLPPAVAELGHHLTELDVSHNRLTALGAEVVSALRELRKLNLSHNQLPALPAQLGALAHLEELDVSFNRLAHLPDSLSCLFRLRTLDVDHNQLTAFPRQLLQLAALEELDVSSNRLRGLPEDISALRALKILWLSGAELGTLPSGFCELASLESLMLDNNGLQALPAQFSRLQRLKMLNLSSNLFEEFPAALLPLAGLEELYLSRNQLTSVPSLISGLGRLLTLWLDNNRIRYLPDSIVELTGLEELVLQGNQIAVLPDNFGQLSRVGLWKIKDNPLIQPPYEVCMKGIPYIAAYQKELAHSQPAVQPRLKLLLMGHKAAGKTLLRHCLTEERVDGNQGGGDKEKSYLPAAPSVSKGIEVTSWTADASRGLRFIVYDLAGDESYEVIQPFFLSPGALYVLVVNLATYEPPRFPTTVGSFLHRVGARVPHAVVCIVGTHADLCGERELEEKCLDIHRQIALQEKHDAEGLSRLARVVDEALARDFELRSASPHAAYYGVSDKNLRRRKAHFQYLLNHRLQILSPVLPVSCRDPRQLQRLRDKLLSVAEHREIFPNLHRVLPRSWQVLEELHFQPPQAQRLWLSWWDSARLGLQAGLTEDRLQSALSYLHESGKLLYFEDSPALKEHVFHNLTRLIDILNVFFQRDPSLLLHKLLLGTSGEGEGEGESSPPAAAPTPGQELLRTTQLHHYVEGFLLHGLLPAHVIRLLLKPHVQAQQDFQLLLELLEKMGLCYCLNKPKGKPLNGSTAWYKFPCYVQNDVPHAEAWINGTNLAGQSFVAEQLQIEYSFPFTFPPGLFARYSVQINSHVVHRSDGKLQIFAYRGKVPVVVSYRPAKGVLQPDTLSIASHASLPNIWTAWQAITPLVEELNVLLQEWPGLHYTVHILCSKCLKRGSPNPHAFPGELLSQPRPEGVAEIICPKNGSERVNVALVYPPTPTVISPCSKYLHTFLEN
- the MFHAS1 gene encoding malignant fibrous histiocytoma-amplified sequence 1 isoform X3, whose product is MAGKDSGNLKTVRLWRDAALRARKLRSNLRQLTLSAAGGCPGADAEQLDSPDAPQLVLPANIGDIEVLNLGNNGLEEVPDGLGSALGSLRVLVLRRNRFARLPPAVAELGHHLTELDVSHNRLTALGAEVVSALRELRKLNLSHNQLPALPAQLGALAHLEELDVSFNRLAHLPDSLSCLFRLRTLDVDHNQLTAFPRQLLQLAALEELDVSSNRLRGLPEDISALRALKILWLSGAELGTLPSGFCELASLESLMLDNNGLQALPAQFSRLQRLKMLNLSSNLFEEFPAALLPLAGLEELYLSRNQLTSVPSLISGLGRLLTLWLDNNRIRYLPDSIVELTGLEELVLQGNQIAVLPDNFGQLSRVGLWKIKDNPLIQPPYEVCMKGIPYIAAYQKELAHSQPAVQPRLKLLLMGHKAAGKTLLRHCLTEERVDGNQGGGDKEKSYLPAAPSVSKGIEVTSWTADASRGLRFIVYDLAGDESYEVIQPFFLSPGALYVLVVNLATYEPPRFPTTVGSFLHRVGARVPHAVVCIVGTHADLCGERELEEKCLDIHRQIALQEKHDAEGLSRLARVVDEALARDFELRSASPHAAYYGVSDKNLRRRKAHFQYLLNHRLQILSPVLPVSCRDPRQLQRLRDKLLSVAEHREIFPNLHRVLPRSWQVLEELHFQPPQAQRLWLSWWDSARLGLQAGLTEDRLQSALSYLHESGKLLYFEDSPALKEHVFHNLTRLIDILNVFFQRDPSLLLHKLLLGTSGEGEGEGESSPPAAAPTPGQELLRTTQLHHYVEGFLLHGLLPAHVIRLLLKPHVQAQQDFQLLLELLEKMGLCYCLNKPKGKPLNGSTAWYKFPCYVQNDVPHAEAWINGTNLAGQSFVAEQLQIEYSFPFTFPPGLFARYSVQINSHVVHRSDGKLQIFAYRGKVPVVVSYRPAKGVLQPDTLSIASHASLPNIWTAWQAITPLVEELNVLLQEWPGLHYTVHILCSKCLKRGSPNPHAFPGELLSQPRPEGVAEIICPKNGSERVNVALVYPPTPTVISPCSKSNQRLVI
- the MFHAS1 gene encoding malignant fibrous histiocytoma-amplified sequence 1 isoform X4, whose product is MAGKDSGNLKTVRLWRDAALRARKLRSNLRQLTLSAAGGCPGADAEQLDSPDAPQLVLPANIGDIEVLNLGNNGLEEVPDGLGSALGSLRVLVLRRNRFARLPPAVAELGHHLTELDVSHNRLTALGAEVVSALRELRKLNLSHNQLPALPAQLGALAHLEELDVSFNRLAHLPDSLSCLFRLRTLDVDHNQLTAFPRQLLQLAALEELDVSSNRLRGLPEDISALRALKILWLSGAELGTLPSGFCELASLESLMLDNNGLQALPAQFSRLQRLKMLNLSSNLFEEFPAALLPLAGLEELYLSRNQLTSVPSLISGLGRLLTLWLDNNRIRYLPDSIVELTGLEELVLQGNQIAVLPDNFGQLSRVGLWKIKDNPLIQPPYEVCMKGIPYIAAYQKELAHSQPAVQPRLKLLLMGHKAAGKTLLRHCLTEERVDGNQGGGDKEKSYLPAAPSVSKGIEVTSWTADASRGLRFIVYDLAGDESYEVIQPFFLSPGALYVLVVNLATYEPPRFPTTVGSFLHRVGARVPHAVVCIVGTHADLCGERELEEKCLDIHRQIALQEKHDAEGLSRLARVVDEALARDFELRSASPHAAYYGVSDKNLRRRKAHFQYLLNHRLQILSPVLPVSCRDPRQLQRLRDKLLSVAEHREIFPNLHRVLPRSWQVLEELHFQPPQAQRLWLSWWDSARLGLQAGLTEDRLQSALSYLHESGKLLYFEDSPALKEHVFHNLTRLIDILNVFFQRDPSLLLHKLLLGTSGEGEGEGESSPPAAAPTPGQELLRTTQLHHYVEGFLLHGLLPAHVIRLLLKPHVQAQQDFQLLLELLEKMGLCYCLNKPKGKPLNGSTAWYKFPCYVQNDVPHAEAWINGTNLAGQSFVAEQLQIEYSFPFTFPPGLFARYSVQINSHVVHRSDGKLQIFAYRGKVPVVVSYRPAKGVLQPDTLSIASHASLPNIWTAWQAITPLVEELNVLLQEWPGLHYTVHILCSKCLKRGSPNPHAFPGELLSQPRPEGVAEIICPKNGSERVNVALVYPPTPTVISPCSK